In Nitrosococcus oceani ATCC 19707, the following proteins share a genomic window:
- a CDS encoding sulfotransferase: MDFSQPFIYIAALRRTGSTMLSEALTALPCSFIFREPHFGSNNFSLKPGDADRLRPWGVELEQLREQWLETRDERPILAALQEELLSKLSPLIQQWGVKEIRHRNWRRYYQQFPEMKVILTGRDPRDIYISLFYRQKAGYGRWRGPYNPELVAADLNVEFQRQLEMAAAIDCLPVRYEDLCQDSQTFEKIKRFVKSPLPGTGDIGGFLSKGKPGKRIEYQLHGKRITAQRVRRWQAETNAALVGEAEQVFELMADYCHYWGYRKTP; this comes from the coding sequence GTGGACTTTTCCCAGCCCTTTATTTATATCGCCGCTTTGCGGCGAACCGGTTCAACCATGCTGAGCGAGGCGCTCACGGCTTTACCTTGCTCGTTTATTTTTCGAGAACCCCATTTTGGCAGTAATAATTTTTCCCTAAAGCCGGGGGATGCTGACAGACTGAGGCCCTGGGGGGTTGAGCTGGAGCAACTGCGAGAGCAGTGGCTAGAGACCAGGGATGAGCGTCCTATTCTCGCTGCCCTGCAAGAAGAGTTGCTGTCCAAGCTCTCTCCACTAATTCAGCAATGGGGGGTCAAGGAAATCAGGCACAGAAACTGGCGGCGCTATTATCAGCAGTTTCCCGAGATGAAGGTCATTCTTACGGGCCGGGACCCGCGGGATATTTATATTTCCCTTTTTTACCGCCAAAAAGCGGGTTATGGGCGATGGCGAGGACCCTATAATCCAGAATTAGTGGCGGCGGATTTAAATGTTGAGTTTCAAAGACAATTAGAAATGGCGGCGGCGATAGACTGCCTACCTGTCCGCTATGAGGATTTATGCCAGGATTCTCAAACCTTCGAAAAAATCAAACGCTTTGTGAAGAGCCCCTTGCCGGGGACAGGGGATATTGGCGGGTTTCTGAGCAAGGGTAAGCCAGGAAAAAGAATTGAGTATCAACTTCATGGCAAGCGTATTACCGCGCAGCGTGTCCGCCGCTGGCAGGCGGAAACCAATGCTGCCCTGGTGGGAGAAGCGGAACAGGTTTTTGAACTGATGGCGGACTATTGCCATTATTGGGGGTATCGAAAAACCCCTTAA
- a CDS encoding glycosyltransferase family 4 protein, giving the protein MNLAAHEILVDTYNLRLPQGSGIKTYGLSLLNALSQCQAQVSLLTDRYMPKSRYPILDEVHLFDQAMDHAPRHPRLWRGLRMLSHAGRTLRATPVDISRVIPLEGLGGTSIHRCYNSPQLYEMANQTYLRLGRLTRVKFPRPPALWHATTPLPIRIRGARMVTTVHDLIPLRLPYTTLDNKQFFYRLVRDALRDSDLVLTVSECSKRDILAFYDIPEERVVVTYQSLSLKKASTHQRQSFSVLKSYGLTPGQYVLFVGNIEPKKNLATLIKAMSMLQHDLPLVVVGRKAWLWEEQLQMAKRYFGSNEAKRLRILDYVPSTVLSTLYSHALCMAFPSLYEGFGLPALEAMSHGCPVISSNASSLPEVCGEAALYMDPHDSDGLYAHIESLLEDVCLRARLIEGGYRRVEYFSPERYAERLSTAYSQILA; this is encoded by the coding sequence ATGAATCTGGCCGCTCACGAAATCTTGGTAGATACCTATAACCTTCGGTTGCCCCAGGGCTCTGGGATTAAGACCTATGGGCTTTCCTTGCTCAATGCCTTGAGCCAGTGCCAGGCCCAGGTTTCCTTGCTGACGGATCGGTATATGCCTAAAAGCCGCTACCCGATTCTGGATGAAGTACATCTATTTGATCAGGCCATGGACCACGCTCCTCGCCATCCCCGGCTTTGGCGGGGACTGCGGATGCTCTCCCATGCAGGTCGTACCCTGAGGGCAACGCCGGTGGATATTTCCCGGGTTATTCCCCTGGAAGGCTTGGGCGGGACTTCTATCCATCGCTGTTATAATTCGCCTCAGCTTTATGAGATGGCCAACCAAACCTATCTGCGGTTGGGTAGATTGACTCGGGTCAAATTTCCGCGGCCGCCTGCCCTTTGGCATGCTACTACGCCGCTGCCCATCCGTATTCGGGGTGCCCGGATGGTCACCACTGTTCATGATTTAATTCCCTTGCGCCTGCCTTATACTACGTTGGATAACAAGCAATTTTTCTACCGGCTGGTGCGGGATGCACTGCGGGATTCGGATCTAGTGCTCACCGTTTCCGAATGCTCTAAACGGGATATTCTCGCTTTTTATGATATTCCTGAAGAGCGGGTTGTTGTGACCTATCAGTCCTTGTCCCTGAAGAAGGCCAGCACTCATCAAAGGCAGTCTTTTTCTGTACTAAAGAGTTACGGGCTGACACCGGGCCAATATGTGCTATTCGTGGGAAATATTGAGCCTAAAAAAAATCTGGCGACTTTAATCAAGGCCATGAGCATGCTTCAGCATGATCTCCCTCTGGTAGTGGTAGGCCGAAAAGCTTGGCTCTGGGAAGAGCAACTCCAGATGGCCAAGCGCTACTTTGGCAGTAATGAAGCCAAGCGCCTGCGAATACTGGATTATGTGCCTTCCACCGTTTTAAGCACCCTTTATAGCCATGCTCTCTGCATGGCCTTCCCTTCTCTCTATGAAGGTTTCGGGCTGCCCGCCCTGGAGGCCATGAGCCATGGTTGCCCAGTCATTTCCTCCAATGCGAGCTCATTACCAGAAGTATGTGGCGAGGCTGCTCTTTATATGGACCCCCATGACTCCGATGGGCTTTATGCCCATATCGAATCGCTGTTGGAAGATGTTTGTTTAAGGGCACGTCTGATTGAAGGGGGTTACCGCCGGGTCGAGTATTTCAGCCCGGAACGTTATGCTGAGCGTCTCTCTACGGCCTATAGCCAGATCCTGGCCTGA
- a CDS encoding helix-turn-helix domain-containing protein, whose translation MKAYQFRIYPNTDQQDLMNKHFGCVRHIFNWALELKDKHYKGTQKSLSKSEIQSLLVRAKKKINPGSRKSITKVCSLPRSILKPPSQTFSKAEASFPSSRRKILLPNPFNALSMSALILI comes from the coding sequence ATGAAAGCGTACCAATTCAGGATTTATCCCAATACTGACCAGCAAGATCTGATGAACAAGCATTTTGGTTGTGTACGTCATATCTTCAATTGGGCTTTAGAACTTAAAGATAAACACTACAAAGGAACACAAAAGAGCCTGTCCAAATCAGAGATTCAAAGCCTGCTGGTCAGAGCAAAAAAGAAGATAAACCCTGGCTCAAGGAAGTCAATAACCAAAGTCTGCTCTCTGCCTCGCTCCATCTTGAAACCGCCTTCACAAACTTTTTCAAAGGCCGAGGCAAGTTTCCCAAGTTCAAGAAGAAAGATACTTCTACCCAATCCTTTCAATGCCCTCAGCATGTCAGCGTTGATTTTGATTTAG
- a CDS encoding FG-GAP repeat domain-containing protein, whose amino-acid sequence MKLWQVLSGSMGMVMAALVFAEEGPLPSSPESPLLSYQLAVEGLPPRAPLPIWKSTPVIVDSNGDGFLDLAAISRVGDGAQVWLGDGKGRWQDSSQGLGPADSCGGGVAFGDINRDGMLDLAVADHCGGVFVYLGNGKGEWTASTERLNPALSHQINLEEEGENTLTGAEDLALGDVNEDGFLDLVVAASDEGGFAVYLGDGSGKSWQESDAEGLPTVKHLGPGAEENGGWANQVQLLDIDGDGHLDVVANYYLGPWVWRGNGKGQWEDSSEGLPRPMIGGLFRGLAVGDINEDGRLDLAVANSINGPEVFLQTQKGSWQRTPDVMPSMLGGAEGIALGDLDRDGHLDLVVGGRLETKGTGYGLFILRGDGKGGWTKLQDTSLPASGLPFTWGITTADVNGDQWLDFAVGTGGAVDGTKDPVRDESALPQLQVWLHQAPSQEDQASQ is encoded by the coding sequence ATGAAGCTGTGGCAAGTATTGAGTGGAAGCATGGGTATGGTCATGGCTGCTCTGGTTTTTGCCGAAGAAGGACCATTGCCCTCTTCTCCGGAGTCTCCTCTGCTCAGTTATCAGCTGGCGGTAGAGGGGTTGCCCCCCAGGGCTCCCCTCCCTATCTGGAAAAGTACCCCGGTCATAGTTGATAGCAATGGGGATGGTTTCTTAGACCTAGCCGCTATCTCCCGGGTGGGTGACGGGGCTCAGGTGTGGCTCGGGGATGGAAAGGGCCGGTGGCAAGATTCTTCCCAGGGGCTGGGTCCTGCCGATTCTTGCGGTGGGGGGGTGGCCTTTGGCGATATTAACCGGGATGGCATGCTTGATTTGGCGGTAGCGGATCATTGTGGCGGGGTATTCGTGTATTTGGGGAACGGTAAAGGGGAGTGGACAGCCAGCACCGAAAGACTAAATCCAGCCCTGTCGCACCAGATAAATCTGGAAGAGGAGGGGGAAAATACCCTGACCGGGGCTGAGGATTTAGCCCTGGGGGATGTTAATGAGGATGGTTTTTTAGACTTGGTAGTAGCCGCTTCCGATGAAGGCGGATTTGCAGTGTACCTAGGAGATGGCAGCGGTAAATCCTGGCAAGAAAGTGACGCCGAGGGTCTGCCTACTGTTAAGCACCTAGGACCGGGAGCCGAGGAAAATGGCGGTTGGGCCAACCAGGTGCAGTTACTGGATATAGATGGGGATGGGCATTTAGATGTGGTGGCCAACTATTATTTAGGACCCTGGGTCTGGCGGGGTAATGGCAAAGGGCAGTGGGAGGATTCTTCGGAAGGATTGCCCCGGCCTATGATCGGAGGGCTTTTCCGCGGTCTGGCGGTGGGCGATATCAATGAAGATGGCCGTCTGGATTTGGCGGTGGCTAACAGCATCAATGGCCCCGAGGTTTTTCTGCAAACTCAGAAAGGATCGTGGCAGCGAACCCCCGATGTCATGCCCTCCATGCTCGGCGGAGCGGAAGGCATTGCCCTAGGGGATTTAGACCGGGACGGTCATCTGGATTTAGTGGTAGGGGGGCGTTTGGAAACAAAGGGAACCGGCTACGGGCTGTTTATCCTGCGGGGTGACGGCAAGGGTGGCTGGACCAAGCTTCAAGACACGAGTCTTCCCGCCTCCGGGTTGCCCTTTACCTGGGGTATCACCACGGCCGATGTGAATGGCGATCAGTGGCTGGATTTTGCCGTAGGTACCGGAGGGGCGGTGGATGGCACCAAAGATCCTGTACGGGATGAGAGCGCCTTGCCCCAGTTACAGGTTTGGTTGCACCAAGCCCCCTCGCAAGAAGATCAGGCGAGCCAATAG
- a CDS encoding sensor histidine kinase, whose protein sequence is MNWQKAIKDKRIIEIDGQDIAEGPLPPWRPLAVFCLYRLLIVSLLLVAVITGAGPGFLGESHPNLFLITSLVYAAAAIALGVATIARMGGFCFQVWFQLTLDIGAITLLMHASGGVLSGLGMLLVVVIAAGGILTVGRTASAFAALATLAVLLEQSHALVFRDFDTVHYTQAGLLGATLFATALLAQVLTARIRESEALAAQRSLDLANISQLNGYIIQHLQSGVLVIDREDTLRLINQAGRALLGLKPGGEKKSLDRIAPCLAKQLNCWREGLRSHQPEAFRSRWGQSEILSKFISLGPRSGTLIFLEDASASARQAQQLKLASLGRLTASIAHEIRNPLGAISHASQLLRESSTLSQSEQRLLEIILNHCTGVNGIVKNVLQLSRRQQHSRLKVLALKPWLLDFLDEFCRTQGIDRTEVALQIRSGTVQVHMDPSQFHQILWNLCDNARRHSRSLGRIPCFQISVESAVDMGQVFLEVLDRGSGIPNDIADKIFEPFFTTQGTGTGLGLYLARELSECNGASLEYRPAPGGGSCFRLCFAPLGMMGANVA, encoded by the coding sequence GTGAATTGGCAAAAAGCGATAAAGGATAAAAGAATCATCGAGATTGATGGCCAGGATATAGCGGAAGGACCTCTTCCTCCTTGGCGGCCGCTTGCCGTTTTTTGTCTCTATCGCTTGTTAATTGTCTCCTTGCTTTTGGTGGCCGTCATTACTGGTGCTGGCCCCGGTTTTCTGGGCGAATCTCACCCTAATCTATTCTTGATTACTAGTCTGGTTTATGCCGCCGCCGCCATTGCCCTAGGTGTTGCCACGATAGCTCGGATGGGCGGATTTTGCTTTCAAGTGTGGTTCCAGTTAACCTTGGATATTGGCGCTATTACGCTTTTGATGCATGCCAGTGGCGGTGTGCTCAGCGGCCTGGGAATGCTGCTGGTGGTAGTGATTGCCGCCGGGGGTATTTTAACGGTGGGGCGGACCGCTAGCGCCTTTGCTGCCCTGGCCACATTGGCGGTGTTGCTTGAACAGTCTCATGCTCTCGTATTCCGTGATTTCGATACCGTTCACTATACTCAGGCGGGTTTATTAGGCGCCACCCTATTTGCCACGGCTCTACTAGCCCAGGTGCTGACAGCGCGGATTCGAGAGAGTGAGGCCCTCGCGGCCCAGCGGAGCTTGGATCTGGCAAATATCAGCCAGCTCAATGGGTACATTATCCAGCACCTACAGTCTGGAGTCCTTGTGATAGATAGGGAGGATACCCTGCGGCTCATTAATCAGGCTGGGCGAGCACTATTAGGGTTGAAGCCGGGAGGAGAAAAAAAATCGTTGGACCGGATAGCCCCATGCCTGGCTAAACAGCTTAATTGCTGGCGAGAAGGACTACGCTCTCATCAGCCTGAAGCTTTCCGGTCACGTTGGGGACAATCCGAGATATTGTCTAAATTCATCAGCCTGGGGCCCCGCTCAGGCACACTGATTTTTTTAGAGGACGCTTCGGCTTCGGCTCGCCAAGCTCAGCAATTGAAGCTAGCTTCCTTAGGACGGCTTACAGCGAGCATTGCCCATGAAATCCGTAATCCTCTGGGCGCCATCAGTCATGCCAGTCAACTTCTAAGAGAATCTTCCACCCTAAGTCAAAGTGAGCAGCGGCTGTTGGAAATTATTCTTAATCACTGCACCGGGGTAAACGGGATCGTTAAGAATGTCTTGCAGTTGAGCCGCCGGCAGCAGCATAGCCGTCTAAAAGTGTTAGCCCTCAAGCCATGGTTGCTGGATTTTCTGGATGAATTTTGCCGTACCCAAGGAATTGACCGGACAGAGGTGGCGCTCCAAATTCGCTCCGGCACAGTTCAAGTTCATATGGACCCTTCTCAGTTTCACCAGATATTGTGGAATCTTTGCGATAACGCTCGGCGTCATTCCCGAAGCTTGGGCCGTATTCCTTGTTTTCAAATTTCAGTAGAGAGCGCAGTGGATATGGGCCAAGTCTTTTTGGAGGTCCTGGATAGGGGATCCGGTATTCCCAACGATATAGCCGATAAAATATTCGAGCCCTTTTTCACAACCCAAGGCACAGGTACCGGGCTAGGTCTTTATTTGGCCCGCGAACTATCGGAATGTAATGGTGCCAGTCTGGAGTATCGTCCAGCGCCTGGCGGAGGAAGCTGTTTTCGGCTTTGCTTTGCCCCCCTGGGCATGATGGGGGCGAATGTGGCATGA
- a CDS encoding reprolysin-like metallopeptidase translates to MTISMEGQAASSPDSLWEDVAPPAIARRGQAAPESYYRLLRVDITALERTLGQAPFEERPGADIVLSIPMPNGGFQRFLIEESPVMAPALAAKFPEIKTYRGISLDDPQGTARFDLTPKGFHAIFHSSEGTVYIDPDSPTQNGLPELYRSYFKRDFKPAQPKKRACQVEETESPADTLDFRPSSLALRSSGNELRTYRIAIAATGEYTQFQGGTVAQAMAAIVTTLTRVDFIYEREVAVRFQLVEDNPAIIYTDPQTDPYTNENGRTMLTENQMNLDNEIGNDNYHIGHVFSTGGGGAAVPATVCQAGDKAKGVTGSSHPMGDPFDVDFVAHEIGHQFGAHHTFNGTAGFCGTRRKPNDAYEPGSGSTIMSYAGICGEQNLQPHTDPYFHGHSFDQIVDYTTQSSCPAIISTLNQAPINVDAGPSYTLPLETPFTLTGEAIDPDGDPLTYNWEEFDLERDGNKPLFRSFPPTGDPSRTFPQLSDLLNNTSTVGEQLPAETRDLTFRFTARDNRAGGGGVDYDEVTLQVTDLAGPFRVTEPNSPVTWASNTSKLVIWEVTNTDLPPVNCAQVHILLSINGGNNFSEILTTTANNGKAVITVPDKATTQARLKVACADNIFFDISDTDFTITGTLPDIIFADGFES, encoded by the coding sequence ATGACCATTTCAATGGAGGGACAAGCCGCCTCTTCCCCAGACTCCCTTTGGGAAGATGTCGCCCCCCCTGCTATCGCCCGACGGGGCCAAGCAGCGCCCGAAAGCTACTATCGCCTGCTGCGGGTCGATATTACCGCCCTAGAACGGACTCTGGGCCAAGCGCCCTTCGAGGAGCGCCCCGGCGCGGACATTGTCCTCTCCATTCCCATGCCGAATGGGGGGTTTCAGCGTTTTCTCATCGAGGAATCCCCGGTCATGGCCCCGGCCCTGGCCGCCAAGTTTCCCGAAATTAAAACCTACCGGGGCATCAGCCTGGATGATCCCCAGGGCACGGCCCGGTTTGACCTGACTCCCAAGGGGTTCCACGCTATTTTCCATTCCAGCGAGGGGACGGTGTATATCGACCCGGACTCCCCGACTCAAAATGGCCTGCCGGAACTTTACCGCAGTTATTTCAAGCGGGACTTCAAGCCGGCCCAACCCAAGAAGCGGGCGTGTCAGGTGGAGGAAACGGAATCCCCCGCGGACACCCTGGACTTTCGCCCCTCCTCCCTGGCCCTACGATCTTCCGGCAACGAGCTGCGCACCTACCGCATCGCCATCGCCGCCACCGGCGAGTATACCCAATTCCAAGGAGGCACGGTTGCCCAGGCCATGGCTGCCATCGTAACCACCCTTACCCGGGTTGACTTTATCTATGAGCGGGAAGTGGCGGTGCGGTTTCAGCTGGTGGAAGATAATCCTGCCATTATTTATACCGATCCCCAGACCGATCCCTACACCAATGAAAACGGCAGAACGATGCTAACTGAAAATCAAATGAATCTGGATAATGAGATTGGCAACGACAACTACCATATCGGCCATGTGTTCAGTACCGGGGGCGGCGGAGCCGCGGTACCCGCCACGGTCTGCCAAGCAGGCGATAAGGCCAAGGGGGTCACCGGATCGTCTCATCCCATGGGCGATCCCTTTGATGTGGATTTCGTGGCCCATGAAATCGGCCACCAATTTGGCGCTCACCACACCTTTAATGGCACCGCAGGCTTTTGCGGAACCCGTAGGAAACCTAATGACGCCTATGAACCGGGCAGTGGTTCCACCATCATGTCCTATGCGGGCATCTGTGGTGAACAGAACCTGCAACCCCATACCGACCCTTATTTTCATGGTCACAGCTTCGACCAAATCGTGGACTACACCACCCAAAGCAGCTGTCCGGCCATCATCAGCACCTTGAACCAGGCGCCCATCAACGTGGATGCGGGGCCAAGCTACACGCTTCCCCTGGAAACCCCCTTTACCCTTACCGGGGAGGCCATCGATCCCGATGGGGATCCCCTTACCTATAATTGGGAGGAATTTGATCTAGAGAGAGATGGCAATAAGCCCCTTTTCCGTTCCTTTCCCCCTACCGGCGATCCTTCCCGGACTTTTCCCCAGCTCTCGGATCTGCTGAACAATACATCTACCGTGGGAGAACAGTTACCCGCCGAGACCCGTGATCTCACCTTCCGGTTCACGGCCCGGGACAATCGGGCGGGGGGCGGCGGCGTGGATTATGATGAGGTTACCTTGCAGGTCACGGACCTTGCCGGCCCTTTTAGGGTGACCGAGCCTAACAGTCCGGTCACCTGGGCCAGCAACACCTCCAAGCTGGTGATTTGGGAAGTAACCAATACCGATCTCCCACCGGTGAACTGCGCCCAGGTCCATATCCTGCTGTCCATCAACGGCGGCAATAATTTTTCCGAGATCCTTACCACCACCGCCAATAATGGCAAGGCGGTGATCACCGTGCCGGATAAAGCCACCACCCAGGCCCGCCTCAAGGTGGCATGCGCGGATAATATTTTCTTCGATATCTCCGATACCGATTTCACTATTACCGGCACTTTGCCGGATATCATCTTCGCCGATGGGTTTGAGTCCTAG
- a CDS encoding ABC transporter permease codes for MLSTLTNIIARQDLLKSLTLSELQSSTAQMRLGWLWWLLDPLLLMGVYWGVMVIILGRGNIRYEPYWIFLFCGLIAWKHFAESAAKATNVLSAKDHLIKSVPFPTIILPIAVVFSSFGFFLFGMGVLLVFALGAALSGALVQHSGDLLPLLQLPGLMALQLLIVTGIALPLACVGALVRDLSPFINHFLRMAYYLSPGLYGIDLIQRLLTAEFGSEWGSKLFNLYMLNPFAILISGYRDSIFYGEFMPLYFWLILFLEAGILLFVGYRIYLYYDRRVIKFL; via the coding sequence ATGCTTTCGACTTTAACTAATATTATCGCCCGTCAGGATCTCCTTAAATCCTTGACCCTGAGCGAGTTGCAGTCTTCCACGGCCCAAATGCGGCTCGGCTGGTTATGGTGGCTGCTGGACCCTTTGCTGTTGATGGGGGTATATTGGGGAGTAATGGTGATCATCCTTGGCCGGGGGAATATTCGTTACGAACCCTACTGGATTTTCCTCTTCTGCGGCCTGATCGCCTGGAAGCATTTTGCGGAGAGCGCCGCCAAGGCTACCAATGTGCTCAGCGCCAAGGATCATCTTATTAAGTCGGTACCCTTTCCTACCATTATTTTGCCGATCGCCGTTGTGTTTTCGAGTTTTGGTTTTTTTTTATTCGGCATGGGGGTGCTCCTGGTTTTTGCCCTAGGCGCCGCTTTATCCGGCGCGTTAGTCCAGCATAGCGGTGATCTGCTTCCGCTGCTTCAACTCCCAGGCTTGATGGCGTTGCAGTTGCTCATTGTCACGGGGATTGCCCTGCCCCTGGCGTGCGTAGGGGCCTTGGTCCGGGATCTTTCCCCCTTTATCAACCACTTTCTTAGAATGGCCTATTACCTGTCGCCAGGGCTCTATGGTATCGACCTTATCCAGCGCCTTTTGACAGCCGAGTTCGGTTCCGAGTGGGGTAGTAAGCTATTCAACCTCTACATGCTCAATCCCTTTGCTATCCTGATTAGCGGTTACCGGGACAGTATTTTTTATGGGGAGTTCATGCCGCTTTATTTTTGGCTCATACTTTTTCTGGAAGCCGGGATTTTACTCTTTGTGGGATATCGTATTTATCTTTATTATGACCGCCGTGTCATCAAGTTTCTCTAG
- a CDS encoding sigma-54-dependent transcriptional regulator, whose product MKGRPVVLIVDDEPDILELLELTLAPLGVVCQKASDLARARQHLQQQSFDFCLTDMRLPDGDGIELVRLISQYCPETPVAVITAHGNVETAVAALKAGAFDFISKPVDLQALRNLVKRALKLPLSYPKMERRTRHRLLGESAAMRGVRAQIAKLARSQAPVYISGESGTGKELVARLIHEQGPRSAGSFVPVNCGAIPTELMESEFFGHKKGSFSGAVGDQEGLFHAADGGTLFLDEVADLSLPMQVKLLRAIQEKSVRPIGSQKEIAVDVRILCATHKDLATLVRQGNFRQDLFYRLNVIELAVPSLRQRTSDIFQLAGHILNRLAETHGDTPFKLAPDALAALQAYLFPGNVRELENILERAVTLCESETIGAKDLRLPQVELPSTSAFLPANSLEEHLAGLEKQAILQALEQTRYNKTAAAKILGITFRALRYRLKKLELE is encoded by the coding sequence ATGAAGGGACGCCCCGTGGTCCTTATAGTGGACGATGAGCCGGATATTCTGGAATTACTGGAGCTTACCCTGGCGCCCTTGGGTGTTGTCTGCCAAAAAGCGAGTGATCTTGCCAGGGCCCGTCAGCATCTGCAGCAACAGTCCTTCGATTTCTGTTTGACTGATATGCGTCTTCCGGATGGAGATGGCATCGAGCTGGTTAGGCTGATTAGTCAGTACTGCCCGGAAACGCCAGTGGCGGTGATTACCGCCCATGGCAACGTGGAGACTGCCGTTGCGGCCTTGAAAGCTGGCGCTTTTGATTTTATCTCAAAACCGGTGGATTTACAGGCGCTGCGCAATCTGGTCAAGAGGGCGCTAAAACTTCCTCTTTCCTATCCCAAAATGGAAAGGCGAACCCGCCACCGGTTACTTGGGGAGTCGGCCGCCATGCGGGGAGTGCGCGCCCAAATTGCCAAGCTGGCCCGTAGTCAAGCGCCGGTTTACATTAGTGGCGAATCGGGCACGGGTAAGGAACTAGTTGCTAGGCTTATCCATGAGCAAGGGCCCCGTTCGGCGGGTTCCTTCGTACCTGTCAATTGCGGCGCTATACCCACCGAGCTGATGGAAAGTGAATTTTTTGGTCATAAAAAGGGCAGTTTTAGTGGCGCTGTTGGTGATCAGGAGGGGTTGTTTCACGCCGCGGATGGGGGCACCCTGTTTTTGGATGAAGTGGCCGATTTATCTCTCCCCATGCAGGTCAAGCTTCTGCGGGCTATCCAGGAGAAGAGCGTGCGGCCCATCGGCAGCCAGAAAGAAATTGCCGTTGATGTCCGTATTCTTTGTGCTACCCATAAAGATCTGGCTACCTTGGTGCGACAAGGCAACTTTCGCCAGGATCTTTTCTACCGGCTCAATGTTATTGAATTGGCTGTTCCTTCCTTGAGACAGCGGACAAGTGATATTTTCCAGCTAGCCGGACACATCTTGAACAGGCTCGCCGAGACCCATGGGGATACTCCTTTTAAACTGGCGCCCGATGCTTTGGCAGCGTTGCAAGCTTATCTCTTTCCCGGCAATGTGCGAGAGCTGGAAAATATTTTGGAGCGGGCCGTAACACTATGCGAATCCGAAACCATTGGGGCAAAGGATCTGCGCTTGCCCCAAGTAGAATTGCCTAGTACCTCAGCATTCCTTCCTGCAAATTCTTTAGAAGAGCATTTAGCGGGATTAGAAAAACAGGCTATTCTCCAAGCTCTCGAACAAACCCGCTACAATAAAACCGCTGCTGCTAAAATTCTAGGCATTACCTTCCGCGCCTTACGTTACCGGTTAAAAAAACTGGAGCTAGAATAA
- a CDS encoding ABC transporter ATP-binding protein: MTGDYLAMTEEAREKASAPSRPRPVSPPLIEVRNLKLWYQLQQHKRRSVKEVLLSPRKGSAQVHWALNGVSFQCHEGEALGIVGHNGAGKSTLCLVLAGILTPDTGTVQVRGEVTPLLNFGAGFNRELTGRTNAYLYASFLGIPHRVVDRRLDDIIAFSELGNFIDQPMRSYSAGMKARLGFSVASILDPKIMILDESLAPGDLAFKAKSRTRMMEMIQHSQLLIVVSHSCALLRQICTHCLWLDHGQTRLFGEVHQVLDAYEEAMGGEEILDLDEP; the protein is encoded by the coding sequence ATGACTGGGGATTATCTTGCTATGACCGAGGAGGCTCGGGAGAAAGCTTCGGCACCGAGCCGACCGCGTCCCGTAAGTCCGCCCTTAATTGAGGTCCGCAACCTCAAACTCTGGTACCAACTGCAACAGCATAAACGCCGCTCGGTTAAAGAGGTTCTACTGTCTCCCCGCAAGGGATCAGCGCAGGTTCATTGGGCGTTGAATGGGGTGAGTTTCCAGTGCCATGAAGGGGAGGCGCTAGGGATCGTGGGCCACAATGGTGCGGGCAAGAGCACCTTGTGTCTGGTTTTGGCGGGCATCTTGACGCCGGATACCGGGACGGTCCAAGTTCGTGGTGAAGTGACGCCGCTGCTAAATTTTGGCGCCGGTTTTAACCGGGAGCTGACTGGTCGGACCAATGCCTATCTCTACGCCTCGTTTCTGGGCATTCCCCACCGGGTGGTGGATCGCCGTCTGGATGATATTATTGCCTTTTCGGAGCTGGGCAATTTTATCGATCAGCCCATGCGCAGTTACTCGGCAGGGATGAAGGCCCGGCTCGGTTTTTCCGTAGCCTCTATTTTGGACCCAAAAATCATGATCTTGGATGAGTCGCTGGCTCCTGGGGATTTGGCTTTTAAAGCCAAAAGCCGGACCCGGATGATGGAAATGATTCAGCACAGCCAACTGCTGATCGTGGTTTCCCATTCTTGCGCCTTGCTGCGGCAAATTTGCACCCATTGCCTATGGTTGGACCATGGCCAGACCCGGCTGTTTGGGGAGGTCCATCAGGTGCTGGATGCTTACGAAGAAGCCATGGGAGGAGAGGAAATCCTTGATCTTGACGAACCATAA